Sequence from the Paenibacillus riograndensis SBR5 genome:
TATGCTGTGACGCCCAAATTATTACCGTAATCCTTTTGACAAAACCTGCTGCAGCGCTTACCATTCAATATAGAAAGAAAGGAGAGGGTCACCTTGAATTGGCTCGGATCTTTGCAGCAGTTGGGCAGAGCCATTATGCTTCCTACCATGGTGCTGCCGGCGGCGGCTATTTTGCTGAGTCTGGGCAGTTTGCCGTGGTCTGCATGGGGACTTTCTTCGGTATCCGAAGTGACTACTTACGCGGGGCAAGGGATTTTTTATTTCATGCCTTATTTGTTTGCGGTCGGTGTGGCATGGGGGTTGTCCAATCAGGCCGGACCGGCGGGAATGGCGGCGCTCGCGGGGATGTTTACTTATGACCGGATAGTTTCCAACATGGGGGACGGGGCGGTACAGCCTGCAACACTAATCGGAATTATCCTCGGAATTGTCGCCGGTGTGGCGCATAACCGGTTCAAAAATATCAAGCTGCCGGAGGCGATCCAGTTTTTTGGAGGGTCGCGTTTTGTTTTGCTGTTTATGGGTCTGTTCTCTGCCTTGTTCGCCTGGGTGATGCTTGGGCTGTCGCCTGTGCTGCAGCATGGACTCGACATCCTGTTCCGTGATATCCAGGCAACCGGCGGATACGGCGTGTTTGTATACGGGGTTTTATACAGAGTACTGACGGCGTTTGGCCTGCATCATATTCTCAATAATGTGTTCTGGTTTCAGCTGGGAACCTTTACCACACCTGACGGCAGCGCAGTCGTGCAGGGGGATTTGCCGCGTTTTTTTGCCGGAGACCCTACAGCGGGCATCTTTATGGCGGGGCTGTTCCCGATCATGATGTTTGCGCTGCCGGCGATTGCCTTTGCGATTATTCAGGAAGCGCGGGAGGATTTAAAGCCGAAGATCAAGAAGACGTTTTTGCGCGCGGCTATGGTCTGCTTTCTGACGGGGGTGTCGGAGCAGATTGAGTTTGCTTTTTTGTTCGCATCGCCTTATTTGTTCGGGCTGCATGTGGTCATGTCCGGTCTGGCGATGGTGCTGACCTATGCGCTGGGCATCCATCACGGCTTCTCCTATTCGGCGGGGGCCATCGATTTTTTCCTCAACATGCATCTGTCACAGCGGGCTTGGCTGCTGATTCCCATCGGCATCGGCTATGGCATTGTTTATTATAATGTGTTCCGCTGGGCGATCCGCCGGTTCCAGATTCCGACGCCGGGACGCGAGGAAGGCTCCGAGCTGGGCGACTGGGCAGGCAACATTCCTTATCAGGCTCCGCTGATCCTGGAAGCGTTGGGCGGGAAGGAAAACATCGTGCAGGTACAGGCCTGCATCACACGGTTAAGATTGACAGTGCACAATGACCGGTATATCGACACCGTGGCACTGAAGGGGCTTGGCTCTGCAGGCATCATTAAGCTGGGCGGAGGGAATGTTCAGGTCGTGTTCGGGACTTATTCCGAGCTGATCCGGGAGGAGATCAACAAGCTGCTGCTCCGCGATCTGCCTCAGGTGCTGTTCAGTTCACCGATTCAGGGCCGCATGATGCCGATTGAAGAAGTGCCGGACCATATTTTTGCCGCGAAGCTGGTGGGCGAC
This genomic interval carries:
- a CDS encoding glucose PTS transporter subunit IIA, with the protein product MNWLGSLQQLGRAIMLPTMVLPAAAILLSLGSLPWSAWGLSSVSEVTTYAGQGIFYFMPYLFAVGVAWGLSNQAGPAGMAALAGMFTYDRIVSNMGDGAVQPATLIGIILGIVAGVAHNRFKNIKLPEAIQFFGGSRFVLLFMGLFSALFAWVMLGLSPVLQHGLDILFRDIQATGGYGVFVYGVLYRVLTAFGLHHILNNVFWFQLGTFTTPDGSAVVQGDLPRFFAGDPTAGIFMAGLFPIMMFALPAIAFAIIQEAREDLKPKIKKTFLRAAMVCFLTGVSEQIEFAFLFASPYLFGLHVVMSGLAMVLTYALGIHHGFSYSAGAIDFFLNMHLSQRAWLLIPIGIGYGIVYYNVFRWAIRRFQIPTPGREEGSELGDWAGNIPYQAPLILEALGGKENIVQVQACITRLRLTVHNDRYIDTVALKGLGSAGIIKLGGGNVQVVFGTYSELIREEINKLLLRDLPQVLFSSPIQGRMMPIEEVPDHIFAAKLVGDGVAFFPEKGELVSPVFGKVMHVYPTMHAVGISTPEGLEVLMHIGIDTSQLKGPFEALVQEGDSVEPGQLLVRFDLTYLRDHAPSLATPMVITNPDRVKSWSYAPFKNVKKGQSSVMSVVLHESNVGGVEA